A single Prochlorococcus marinus XMU1410 DNA region contains:
- a CDS encoding photosystem II manganese-stabilizing polypeptide — MRIRSFLAFVISICITFAFVPVKTFAFSERGNAQFTDVVNTGKANDCPTLDSSLVGSISLGNGDSLKGICMHPTEVYVKVPGTKRKAAEFVSTKIISPRNNTTVTEVYGDIDSGTFTEKGGIDFQLITVLTPGGLEVPFAFSAKDLTADLPSSIEPGTEVSGSTFTPNYRTGDFLDPKARAKNTGVEYAQGLVALGGDDEELAKENIKVDVNGTGVITLSINNVDSDTDEFAGTFEAIQPSDTDMGSKDPLDVKIIGELYGRKA, encoded by the coding sequence ATGAGAATTCGTTCTTTCTTAGCTTTTGTTATTTCAATTTGTATAACTTTTGCTTTCGTACCTGTTAAAACATTTGCTTTTTCTGAAAGAGGAAATGCACAATTCACAGATGTTGTTAACACAGGAAAAGCTAATGATTGCCCTACATTAGACTCATCTCTTGTCGGATCAATATCTCTAGGGAATGGAGATAGCCTCAAAGGAATATGCATGCATCCAACAGAAGTTTATGTAAAAGTGCCCGGGACAAAAAGAAAAGCTGCAGAATTTGTTTCTACAAAAATTATTAGTCCTAGAAATAACACCACAGTCACAGAAGTTTATGGAGATATAGATTCAGGAACTTTCACCGAAAAAGGTGGTATTGATTTTCAACTTATTACTGTATTAACTCCTGGTGGTTTAGAAGTGCCATTTGCATTCTCAGCCAAAGATCTTACAGCTGATTTACCTTCATCTATTGAGCCAGGCACTGAGGTTAGCGGCTCAACATTTACACCTAACTACAGAACTGGTGATTTTCTGGATCCTAAGGCAAGAGCTAAAAATACTGGTGTTGAATATGCTCAAGGTTTAGTTGCATTAGGAGGAGATGACGAAGAACTTGCAAAAGAAAATATTAAAGTTGATGTAAACGGAACTGGTGTTATTACTCTTTCAATAAATAATGTAGATTCTGACACAGACGAATTTGCTGGTACTTTTGAAGCTATCCAACCTTCAGATACAGATATGGGTTCAAAGGATCCACTTGATGTAAAAATAATTGGGGAGCTTTACGGAAGAAAGGCATAA
- the sat gene encoding sulfate adenylyltransferase yields MELQQKAKTDTNGLIPPYGGELKNLIIKDKNLKNDLISQATYEFECSERNACDVELLMVGAFSPLEGFMDEKNYNSVIKNNRNTNGLLFGLPIVFDSNNEKVKAGETILLTYKKQKIAVLEVSSKWEPDKSLEAELCYGTNSLDHPAVKMIFNERGRFYIGGRVYGFELPTREFPCKTPEEVRSTLPSNHDVVAFQCRNPIHRAHYELFTNALLSENVSSKSVVLVHPTCGPTQQDDIPGKVRYLTYKELEEEISDERIKWAFLPYSMHMAGPREALQHMIIRRNYGCTHFIIGRDMAGCKSSSTGEDFYGPYDAQNFANKCADELMMQTVPSKNLVYTKEKGYITAEEAKELNYEIMKLSGTEFRKKLRNGEPIPEWFAFKSVVDVLRRS; encoded by the coding sequence ATGGAATTACAACAAAAAGCTAAAACAGATACTAATGGACTAATACCGCCTTATGGAGGGGAACTAAAAAATTTAATTATCAAAGATAAAAACCTTAAAAATGATCTTATCTCTCAAGCTACTTATGAGTTTGAATGTAGCGAGAGAAATGCATGCGATGTAGAACTTTTGATGGTTGGAGCTTTTTCTCCATTGGAAGGTTTTATGGATGAAAAAAACTATAATTCGGTAATTAAAAATAATAGAAATACAAACGGGTTGCTTTTTGGCTTGCCCATTGTATTTGATTCAAATAATGAAAAAGTAAAAGCTGGAGAGACAATATTACTTACTTATAAAAAACAAAAAATAGCAGTTTTAGAAGTTAGCTCTAAATGGGAGCCTGACAAATCCTTAGAAGCTGAACTTTGTTATGGTACTAATTCTTTAGATCATCCTGCTGTTAAGATGATTTTTAACGAGAGAGGGAGATTTTATATAGGAGGAAGAGTTTATGGTTTCGAACTACCAACTAGAGAATTCCCCTGCAAAACCCCAGAAGAAGTTAGATCTACACTGCCATCAAATCATGATGTAGTTGCATTTCAATGCAGAAATCCAATTCATAGAGCACATTATGAATTATTTACTAATGCCTTACTTTCAGAAAATGTCTCCTCTAAATCAGTTGTTTTAGTTCATCCAACTTGTGGACCAACTCAACAAGATGATATCCCGGGCAAAGTTAGATATTTGACCTATAAAGAATTAGAAGAGGAAATATCTGATGAAAGAATAAAATGGGCTTTTTTACCTTATTCAATGCATATGGCGGGGCCAAGAGAAGCTCTGCAACATATGATAATCAGAAGAAATTATGGCTGCACCCACTTTATTATTGGTAGAGATATGGCTGGTTGTAAGTCTTCATCAACTGGTGAGGATTTTTATGGTCCATATGACGCCCAGAATTTTGCAAATAAGTGTGCAGATGAATTGATGATGCAAACTGTTCCTTCAAAAAATTTAGTTTATACGAAGGAAAAAGGATATATAACAGCTGAAGAAGCCAAAGAATTAAATTATGAAATTATGAAACTTAGTGGTACTGAATTTAGAAAGAAATTAAGGAATGGCGAACCAATTCCTGAATGGTTTGCATTCAAAAGTGTAGTAGATGTTCTAAGACGCTCTTAA
- a CDS encoding aspartate carbamoyltransferase catalytic subunit: MQIWPHKHIHTLANFSIKDYESVFELANRFDVLKNAGTKKIPALQGTLVTSLFFEASTRTKNSFELAAKRLSADVQTFAPSSSSLTKGETIIDTAITYSAMGADTLVIRHSSSYITYEIAKKLDAINSKTSVLNAGDGLHSHPSQGLLDIYTLIKFFSKKTLNPEVLNSKKILIIGDVNHSRVARSNLWALSSFGADIILCGPETLIPYEFINFLKTPAPYQIKDPVKSRGSIKISRSLEESIKFADAIIVLRLQKERMMENLLSSIDSYSLDYGLTPEKLSLNNKEIPILHPGPINRDIEISSKIVDRYPNCLINNQVANGIPIRMALLYLLQKHNK, translated from the coding sequence ATGCAAATTTGGCCTCATAAACATATTCACACATTAGCTAATTTTTCAATTAAGGATTATGAGTCAGTATTCGAATTAGCCAATAGATTTGATGTATTAAAAAATGCAGGAACGAAAAAGATACCGGCTTTACAAGGGACTTTGGTAACGTCTTTATTTTTCGAGGCTAGTACAAGAACAAAAAATAGTTTTGAGCTTGCAGCAAAAAGGCTTTCTGCTGATGTCCAGACATTTGCACCATCTTCAAGTTCTTTAACAAAAGGTGAAACAATAATTGATACAGCTATAACTTATTCTGCTATGGGGGCGGATACATTAGTTATAAGACATTCATCAAGTTACATAACCTATGAGATTGCAAAAAAACTTGATGCAATAAATTCCAAGACTTCGGTTCTTAATGCGGGAGATGGATTACATAGTCACCCTAGCCAAGGATTGCTTGACATCTACACATTGATAAAATTCTTTTCCAAAAAAACACTTAATCCAGAGGTTTTAAATTCCAAAAAAATTTTAATAATTGGAGACGTTAATCATTCAAGGGTTGCCAGATCAAATCTTTGGGCTTTGAGTTCATTCGGCGCAGACATAATCTTATGTGGTCCCGAGACATTAATACCTTATGAATTTATCAATTTTTTAAAAACCCCTGCGCCATATCAAATAAAAGATCCTGTTAAATCAAGAGGTTCCATAAAAATTTCTAGATCATTGGAAGAATCAATAAAATTTGCAGATGCGATTATTGTTTTAAGACTCCAGAAAGAGAGAATGATGGAGAATTTACTAAGTAGCATTGATTCATATAGTTTGGATTATGGCTTAACCCCAGAGAAATTATCTTTGAATAATAAAGAAATCCCAATTCTTCATCCTGGTCCCATTAATAGAGATATTGAAATAAGTAGTAAGATTGTAGATCGATATCCTAATTGCTTAATTAATAATCAAGTTGCAAATGGTATCCCTATAAGAATGGCTTTACTTTATCTATTACAAAAGCACAACAAATAA
- the coaBC gene encoding bifunctional phosphopantothenoylcysteine decarboxylase/phosphopantothenate--cysteine ligase CoaBC — translation MKTKSKDSKIKVLLLITGSIAAVRVPLLVSQLAKENYEIRCVLSKNAEKLIKPLSLSILSRNPCILENDQWSDGQSTPLHIELSNWAEILIIAPLTATTLAKWVTGNAEGLIPSILIANIKPIIVAPAMNTQMWLNKAVQKNYENLQNYENVLSLQPSEGLLACDAIGIGKIPPNDLIQLALEFIVSHKQNEYRKDLLNKEILITGGCTSEKIDAARHITNKSSGAMGLLLSQVARFRGAQVKYVHGPLKIDKNLTDGLKRYEIETSVDLIRALNNEISNCDYFFMNAAVSDFKINSDTSAKIPKNQINAHLNQNFELVPDILKTISKSKKDNQVFVGFCAFTGSIEEARMTIKEKIIKKGCDYLFANPIDIEGQGFGFLAQNEGWLFDTNNMEHYINKTSKIDLANKLITQIISLKK, via the coding sequence ATGAAAACTAAAAGCAAGGACTCCAAAATAAAGGTCCTCTTATTAATAACTGGAAGTATTGCAGCTGTAAGAGTTCCATTATTAGTTAGCCAATTAGCGAAAGAAAATTATGAAATAAGATGCGTTTTATCAAAAAATGCAGAAAAATTAATAAAGCCGCTTTCTCTTTCTATTTTAAGTAGAAACCCGTGCATATTAGAAAATGATCAATGGTCTGATGGTCAATCAACACCTCTTCACATAGAACTAAGTAATTGGGCTGAAATTTTAATCATCGCCCCTTTAACAGCGACAACATTAGCAAAATGGGTAACTGGAAATGCAGAGGGATTGATCCCAAGCATCTTAATAGCAAATATAAAGCCAATTATTGTTGCACCAGCAATGAATACACAAATGTGGCTAAATAAAGCTGTCCAAAAAAATTATGAGAATTTACAGAATTACGAAAATGTTTTGTCTTTGCAACCAAGTGAAGGCCTCTTAGCATGTGATGCTATTGGCATCGGTAAGATACCTCCCAATGATCTAATCCAATTAGCTCTTGAATTTATAGTTTCACATAAACAAAATGAATATCGCAAAGATTTACTTAATAAAGAAATTTTAATAACTGGAGGGTGTACCTCAGAGAAAATTGACGCGGCAAGACACATTACTAACAAAAGTTCTGGAGCTATGGGCCTACTTCTTTCTCAAGTAGCGAGGTTTAGGGGAGCACAAGTAAAATATGTTCATGGTCCTCTAAAAATCGATAAGAATCTTACTGATGGACTAAAAAGATATGAAATTGAAACTAGTGTTGATTTAATTAGGGCACTAAATAATGAAATATCAAATTGCGATTATTTTTTCATGAATGCAGCAGTATCTGATTTCAAAATAAACTCTGATACTTCAGCTAAAATTCCAAAAAATCAAATTAATGCTCATTTGAATCAAAACTTTGAGCTAGTTCCAGATATTTTAAAAACAATTAGTAAATCAAAAAAAGATAACCAAGTTTTTGTTGGCTTTTGTGCTTTTACAGGATCTATCGAAGAAGCACGAATGACAATTAAAGAAAAGATAATCAAAAAGGGTTGTGATTATCTATTCGCAAATCCAATTGATATTGAAGGCCAAGGATTTGGCTTTTTGGCACAAAATGAAGGTTGGTTATTCGATACTAATAATATGGAGCACTACATTAACAAAACATCAAAAATTGATTTAGCAAATAAATTAATAACCCAAATTATTTCATTAAAGAAATAA
- a CDS encoding DUF565 domain-containing protein, whose translation MVVKPQKTKFQIKIVENIQTLSIWANNPWRRYSISLITLLIGYFFGSSLGMVSAVVELMDPVAAFLSVVFIEILISLRRNFRFERKKKFLVLLLDSLRLGLFYGFFTESLKLL comes from the coding sequence ATGGTTGTTAAACCTCAAAAGACAAAATTTCAGATAAAGATTGTGGAAAATATTCAGACATTAAGTATTTGGGCAAATAATCCATGGCGAAGATATTCAATATCATTGATTACCCTTTTAATTGGATATTTTTTTGGAAGTTCTCTTGGTATGGTAAGTGCCGTTGTGGAACTCATGGATCCTGTAGCTGCTTTCTTATCAGTAGTTTTTATTGAAATTTTAATATCTTTAAGAAGAAATTTTAGATTTGAAAGGAAAAAGAAATTTTTAGTACTTTTATTAGATTCTTTAAGATTAGGATTATTTTATGGTTTCTTTACTGAAAGTCTCAAATTGCTATAA
- the psbA gene encoding photosystem II q(b) protein, translating to MTTIQQQRSSLLKGWPQFCEWVTSTNNRIYVGWFGVLMIPCLLTAAACFIVAFIAAPPVDIDGIREPVAGSFLYGNNIISGAVVPSSNAIGLHFYPIWEAATVDEWLYNGGPYQLVIFHFLIGISAYMGRQWELSYRLGMRPWICVAYSAPVSAAFAVFLVYPFGQGSFSDGMPLGISGTFNFMFVFQAEHNILMHPFHMAGVAGMFGGSLFSAMHGSLVTSSLIRETTETESQNYGYKFGQEEETYNIVAAHGYFGRLIFQYASFNNSRSLHFFLAVFPVVCVWLTSMGICTMAFNLNGFNFNQSVVDANGKIVPTWGDVLNRANLGMEVMHERNAHNFPLDLAAAESTTVALSAPAIG from the coding sequence ATGACAACTATTCAGCAGCAGCGTTCTTCGCTGTTAAAAGGTTGGCCACAGTTTTGTGAGTGGGTAACATCAACTAACAACAGAATTTATGTTGGTTGGTTCGGCGTCTTAATGATTCCATGCCTACTTACAGCAGCGGCTTGCTTCATCGTTGCATTCATCGCAGCACCACCAGTAGACATCGACGGAATTAGAGAGCCAGTTGCTGGTTCATTCCTATACGGAAACAACATCATCTCAGGTGCAGTTGTTCCTTCATCTAACGCTATTGGTCTACACTTCTACCCAATTTGGGAAGCAGCTACTGTAGATGAGTGGTTATACAACGGTGGTCCTTACCAGCTTGTAATTTTCCACTTCCTAATTGGTATCTCAGCATACATGGGAAGACAGTGGGAGCTTTCATACCGTTTAGGTATGCGTCCTTGGATCTGTGTTGCATACTCTGCACCAGTTTCAGCAGCTTTCGCAGTATTTCTTGTATACCCATTCGGTCAAGGTTCATTCTCTGACGGAATGCCTCTAGGTATCTCTGGAACATTCAACTTCATGTTTGTTTTCCAGGCAGAGCACAACATTCTTATGCACCCATTCCACATGGCTGGTGTTGCTGGTATGTTCGGAGGATCTTTATTCTCAGCTATGCACGGTTCACTTGTTACTTCATCTCTAATCAGAGAAACAACTGAGACAGAGTCTCAGAACTATGGTTACAAGTTCGGACAAGAAGAAGAAACATATAACATCGTTGCAGCTCATGGCTACTTCGGTCGTTTGATCTTCCAATATGCTTCATTCAACAACAGCAGAAGTCTTCACTTCTTCCTAGCTGTATTCCCAGTTGTTTGTGTATGGTTAACTTCAATGGGTATCTGCACAATGGCATTCAACCTTAACGGTTTCAACTTCAACCAGTCAGTTGTTGATGCAAACGGTAAGATTGTTCCTACATGGGGAGACGTTCTTAACAGAGCAAACCTAGGTATGGAAGTAATGCACGAGCGTAACGCTCACAACTTCCCACTTGATCTAGCAGCAGCTGAGTCTACAACAGTAGCTCTTTCAGCTCCAGCTATCGGTTAA
- a CDS encoding bifunctional 4-hydroxy-2-oxoglutarate aldolase/2-dehydro-3-deoxy-phosphogluconate aldolase, giving the protein MNNKEDSFSEFLKTESFFLLIKPEDNIYSNTSIRNSFFEELEYLVKLGLKNIEISWSNNENWFDFVSDIKIKYPRINLGSASIVNKQSIQDSLKIGLNFSMMKFWDKDLFNYAQSKSYLLIPGINNLKDLKEAIDLNCKIIKIYPINSKDSSIDILNYTNIDFIAAGGLSINDLKTYKSLGYKAVVIGDKAIKNKKFDPKIFEWLKNN; this is encoded by the coding sequence ATGAATAATAAAGAAGATTCTTTTTCGGAGTTCCTGAAAACTGAGTCTTTTTTTTTACTTATAAAACCTGAAGATAATATTTACTCAAATACCTCTATAAGAAATTCATTTTTTGAAGAATTAGAATACTTAGTAAAATTAGGATTAAAGAATATTGAAATAAGTTGGTCTAACAACGAAAATTGGTTCGATTTTGTATCCGATATCAAAATTAAATATCCAAGAATTAATTTAGGCTCCGCCTCCATAGTTAATAAGCAATCAATACAAGATTCTTTAAAAATTGGATTAAATTTTTCGATGATGAAATTTTGGGATAAAGATCTTTTCAATTATGCGCAGTCAAAAAGTTATTTATTAATTCCTGGAATTAATAATTTAAAAGATCTTAAGGAAGCGATAGATTTAAATTGCAAAATTATCAAAATTTACCCAATAAACAGTAAAGATAGTTCGATAGATATACTCAACTATACAAATATTGATTTCATTGCTGCTGGAGGACTATCAATCAATGATTTAAAAACTTATAAATCTTTAGGGTATAAAGCAGTCGTAATTGGAGATAAAGCTATCAAAAATAAAAAATTTGATCCAAAAATATTTGAATGGCTCAAAAATAATTAA
- the ftsH gene encoding ATP-dependent zinc metalloprotease FtsH: MNKRWRNVGLYVLAVITVIFIGTSVFDKPNTESSTKTLRYSDFIEAVQDKEISRVLISPDNATAQVVENDGSRSEVNLAPDKDLLKILTENNVDIAVTPTKLANPWQQAISSLIFPVLLIGGLFFLFRRSQSGNAGGGNPAMSFGKSKARLQMEPSTQVTFSDVAGVEGAKLELTEVVDFLKSPDRFTAVGAKIPKGVLLVGPPGTGKTLLAKAVAGEAGVPFFSISGSEFVEMFVGVGASRVRDLFEQAKKNAPCIVFIDEIDAVGRQRGAGMGGGNDEREQTLNQLLTEMDGFEGNSGIIIVAATNRPDVLDSALMRPGRFDRQVTVDRPDYAGRLQILNVHAKDKTLSKDVDLDKVARRTPGFTGADLANLLNEAAILAARKDLDKVSNDEVGDAIERVMAGPEKKDRVISDKKKELVAYHEAGHALVGALMPDYDPVAKVSIIPRGQAGGLTFFTPSEERMESGLYSRSYLQNQMAVALGGRVAEEIVYGEEEVTTGASNDLQQVANVARQMITKFGMSDKIGPVALGQSQGGMFLGRDMSSTRDFSEDTAATIDVEVSELVDVAYKRATKVLSDNRIVLDEMAQMLIERETIDTEDIQDLLNRSEVKVANYI, encoded by the coding sequence GTGAACAAACGTTGGAGAAACGTAGGACTTTATGTCCTAGCTGTTATTACTGTAATTTTCATTGGTACATCAGTTTTTGATAAACCTAATACTGAAAGTTCTACAAAGACCTTGAGATATAGTGATTTTATAGAGGCAGTACAAGATAAAGAAATCAGTAGAGTCCTAATATCTCCAGATAATGCCACAGCTCAAGTTGTTGAAAATGATGGGAGCAGGTCTGAGGTCAATTTAGCCCCTGACAAAGATTTATTAAAAATACTGACTGAGAATAATGTAGATATAGCTGTAACTCCTACAAAATTAGCCAATCCATGGCAACAAGCTATAAGTAGCTTAATTTTTCCAGTACTTTTGATCGGAGGCTTATTTTTTCTTTTCAGAAGATCCCAAAGTGGTAATGCTGGAGGTGGTAACCCTGCCATGAGTTTTGGTAAAAGCAAAGCTAGATTGCAAATGGAACCATCTACACAAGTAACCTTTTCAGATGTTGCTGGTGTTGAAGGGGCAAAATTAGAACTTACAGAAGTTGTAGATTTTCTTAAGAGCCCAGATAGATTTACTGCAGTAGGAGCAAAAATTCCGAAAGGAGTTCTTCTTGTTGGCCCTCCTGGGACAGGAAAAACATTGTTAGCAAAAGCAGTAGCTGGAGAAGCAGGTGTACCTTTTTTCTCAATATCTGGTTCAGAATTTGTAGAGATGTTTGTAGGAGTTGGAGCTAGCAGAGTTAGAGATCTTTTTGAACAAGCTAAAAAGAATGCTCCTTGTATTGTTTTTATTGACGAAATAGATGCAGTTGGAAGACAAAGGGGTGCTGGTATGGGCGGAGGAAATGATGAAAGAGAGCAAACATTAAATCAACTCCTAACTGAAATGGATGGTTTCGAAGGTAATTCAGGAATAATAATAGTTGCTGCCACCAACAGACCAGATGTCTTAGATTCAGCTTTAATGCGTCCTGGAAGATTCGATAGACAGGTAACAGTAGATAGACCAGATTATGCTGGAAGATTGCAGATATTAAATGTTCATGCGAAAGATAAAACTCTTTCAAAAGACGTAGATTTAGATAAAGTTGCTAGAAGAACACCAGGATTTACTGGTGCAGATTTAGCTAACCTCTTAAATGAAGCAGCAATATTAGCAGCTAGAAAAGATTTAGATAAAGTAAGCAACGATGAAGTAGGTGATGCAATTGAAAGAGTTATGGCTGGCCCAGAAAAGAAAGATAGAGTAATCAGTGATAAGAAAAAAGAATTAGTTGCTTATCACGAAGCTGGTCATGCACTCGTTGGAGCATTAATGCCTGATTATGATCCAGTAGCAAAAGTTTCAATTATTCCAAGAGGTCAAGCTGGAGGTCTAACCTTCTTTACTCCAAGTGAAGAAAGAATGGAATCTGGTCTTTACTCTCGTTCTTACCTTCAAAATCAAATGGCTGTAGCTCTTGGTGGAAGAGTTGCTGAAGAAATTGTTTATGGAGAAGAAGAAGTAACAACTGGAGCTTCAAATGATTTACAACAAGTTGCTAATGTAGCAAGACAAATGATCACTAAATTCGGCATGAGTGACAAAATAGGTCCTGTCGCTCTAGGTCAATCTCAAGGTGGAATGTTTCTCGGAAGAGATATGAGCTCTACAAGAGACTTTTCTGAAGACACGGCCGCAACAATTGATGTAGAGGTTTCAGAACTTGTTGATGTGGCCTATAAGAGAGCTACAAAAGTTTTATCAGATAACAGAATAGTTCTAGACGAAATGGCTCAAATGCTAATTGAAAGAGAAACTATAGATACTGAAGATATCCAAGATTTGCTTAACCGCTCAGAAGTAAAAGTCGCAAACTATATTTAA
- a CDS encoding DNA-3-methyladenine glycosylase, whose amino-acid sequence MEEEFFPKNFFYRHSKLVAPDLIGCYLIKKNNEIDLVKGIIVETEAYSQEEEACHGYRKMTESNKSLFGKPGTFYIYKSYGIHHCLNIVTDKENFASGVLIRSVFISNKNERLASGPGLVTKTFNIDIAFNSLKVLNNKSLWISPRESTIENKDLIQTTRIGISKAKNIKWRWYLKNSRSVSKRLKGDRTPKFQ is encoded by the coding sequence ATAGAAGAAGAATTCTTTCCAAAAAATTTTTTTTATCGGCACTCCAAACTTGTTGCTCCTGATTTAATAGGCTGTTACCTCATTAAAAAAAATAATGAGATAGATCTAGTTAAAGGGATAATTGTTGAAACTGAAGCTTATTCACAAGAAGAAGAAGCCTGTCATGGCTACCGCAAAATGACTGAATCAAACAAATCATTATTTGGCAAACCTGGCACATTTTATATTTACAAATCATATGGCATTCATCATTGCTTAAACATAGTTACTGATAAAGAAAATTTTGCGAGTGGTGTGTTGATAAGATCAGTTTTTATCTCTAATAAAAATGAAAGATTAGCTTCTGGACCTGGCCTAGTAACAAAAACATTCAATATAGACATTGCATTTAACTCACTTAAAGTTCTTAATAACAAATCTTTATGGATTTCTCCAAGAGAATCCACTATAGAAAATAAAGATCTTATTCAAACTACGAGAATTGGCATATCAAAGGCAAAAAATATAAAATGGCGTTGGTATCTCAAAAATAGTAGGAGTGTAAGTAAAAGATTAAAAGGTGACAGAACACCTAAATTTCAATAA
- the aroC gene encoding chorismate synthase codes for MSSSFGKIFRVSTFGESHGGAVGVILDGCPPKLKVDINLIQNELDRRRPGQSDITTPRNEEDKIEILSGIKEGFTLGTPIAMLVRNKDQRPRDYDNLEQVFRPSHADGTYHLKYGIQASSGGGRASARETIGRVAAGAVAKQLLKTFCNTEILSWVKRIHDIDSDINKEKISLKKIDSNIVRCPDENVSTEMIERIKELKRQGDSCGGVIECLVRNVPSGLGMPVFDKLEADLAKALMSLPATKGFEIGSGFSGTYLKGSEHNDAFIKSDDISKLRTTSNNSGGIQGGISNGENIEMKIAFKPTATIGKEQKTVNAEGKEVLMKAKGRHDPCVLPRAVPMVDAMVALVLADHLLLNHAQCDLINK; via the coding sequence ATGAGTAGTAGTTTTGGAAAAATTTTTCGTGTTAGTACTTTTGGAGAATCACATGGTGGTGCAGTAGGAGTTATCCTTGATGGATGTCCCCCTAAGTTAAAAGTAGATATAAATCTGATACAAAATGAATTAGATAGACGAAGGCCTGGCCAAAGTGACATTACAACGCCCAGAAATGAAGAAGATAAAATTGAAATATTAAGTGGGATAAAGGAAGGGTTCACACTTGGAACTCCAATAGCGATGTTGGTAAGAAACAAGGATCAAAGACCACGAGACTATGATAATTTGGAACAAGTATTTAGACCTTCTCATGCAGATGGTACATATCATCTGAAATATGGAATTCAGGCAAGTTCTGGCGGTGGAAGAGCCTCTGCTAGAGAAACAATTGGGAGAGTAGCTGCTGGTGCTGTAGCAAAACAATTATTAAAAACCTTCTGTAACACTGAAATACTATCTTGGGTAAAGCGTATACATGATATTGATTCTGATATAAATAAAGAGAAGATTTCTCTCAAAAAAATAGATTCTAATATTGTTAGATGTCCAGATGAAAATGTATCAACAGAAATGATCGAGAGAATTAAGGAATTAAAGCGTCAAGGAGACTCTTGCGGCGGTGTTATTGAATGTCTAGTAAGGAATGTTCCCTCGGGTCTTGGAATGCCAGTTTTTGATAAATTAGAAGCTGATTTAGCAAAGGCTTTGATGTCTTTGCCTGCCACGAAAGGCTTTGAAATAGGTTCAGGTTTCTCTGGAACTTATTTAAAAGGAAGCGAACATAATGATGCATTCATCAAGTCTGATGATATTAGTAAGTTAAGAACAACATCAAACAATTCAGGAGGTATACAGGGCGGAATAAGTAATGGTGAAAATATCGAGATGAAGATAGCTTTTAAACCTACAGCAACTATCGGGAAAGAACAGAAAACAGTAAATGCTGAAGGTAAAGAAGTACTTATGAAAGCAAAAGGGAGGCACGATCCATGCGTTCTACCAAGAGCAGTTCCCATGGTTGATGCTATGGTAGCTCTAGTACTTGCTGATCATTTGCTTCTAAATCATGCTCAATGTGACTTAATAAATAAGTAG
- the isiD gene encoding protein IsiD: MKFITENKISEELVNSFDEEMTFELAKRLEEDNYNTPFDGLKDWHLLRALAINRPELTTNYTHLLDQEPFDEN, translated from the coding sequence ATGAAATTCATTACTGAAAATAAAATAAGTGAGGAACTAGTAAATTCTTTTGATGAAGAAATGACCTTTGAGCTCGCTAAAAGGCTGGAGGAAGATAATTATAATACTCCATTTGATGGTTTAAAAGACTGGCACTTGCTGAGGGCTCTTGCAATCAATAGGCCTGAATTAACGACTAATTATACCCATCTACTCGATCAGGAACCTTTCGATGAAAACTAA